In Phaeobacter porticola, one DNA window encodes the following:
- a CDS encoding alpha/beta fold hydrolase, which produces MTPLVLIPGMMCDARLFEPQIAAFSGRRAVICAPISAHSSVEELAASVLSYAPSRFAMLGLSMGGIVAMEILRQAPNRVERIALLDTNPLAEQEAVRARRLPQMMAVREGRLSSVMRDEMKPNYLSDVPRKVAILDLCMDMALGLGPHVFLNQSRALMDRPNQSETLRNADLPALVLCGREDTLCPVSRHELMAELIQDARLEIIEGAGHLPTLEQPDKTNAALARWLED; this is translated from the coding sequence ATGACGCCACTTGTCCTGATCCCCGGCATGATGTGCGACGCGAGGCTGTTTGAGCCCCAGATCGCTGCATTTTCGGGACGTCGGGCTGTCATATGTGCTCCGATATCGGCGCACTCCAGCGTCGAGGAATTGGCCGCGAGCGTTTTGTCTTATGCACCGTCGCGGTTTGCGATGCTGGGCTTGTCTATGGGCGGCATCGTTGCGATGGAAATCTTGAGACAGGCCCCCAATCGGGTTGAGCGTATCGCCCTTCTCGACACCAATCCCTTGGCCGAACAAGAGGCGGTAAGAGCCCGTCGACTTCCCCAGATGATGGCCGTTCGAGAGGGCAGGCTGTCTTCGGTCATGCGCGACGAAATGAAACCCAACTATCTGAGCGACGTCCCGCGCAAAGTTGCGATCCTCGATCTTTGCATGGATATGGCGCTTGGTCTTGGGCCGCATGTCTTTCTGAACCAATCGCGCGCCCTGATGGACCGCCCCAATCAATCCGAGACATTGCGAAACGCCGATCTCCCCGCATTAGTTCTATGCGGGCGAGAAGATACGCTCTGCCCGGTGTCTCGTCACGAACTGATGGCCGAGTTGATCCAGGATGCGCGACTCGAAATCATCGAGGGTGCGGGGCATCTGCCGACTTTAGAACAACCGGACAAAACCAATGCAGCGCTTGCCCGCTGGCTGGAGGATTAA
- a CDS encoding RraA family protein, whose translation MDDTFLTLLKKVDTPTVCNAIEVAQGKRGFNAFTRGTMLASHPDAPAMVGYARTAKIAALAPPEEPPEAIKARRMDYYRHMAEGPRPAITVVEDIDFPNCIGAYWGEINTTVHKGFGLSGALTNGVMRDLGDLPDGFPVVAGSIGPSHGFVHVKEVGTTVTVFGMQVADGDLIHADRHGALVIPPDVLSILEAAIHKLLDTEKLVLDPARQDGFDFDAFEAAWTAFENART comes from the coding sequence ATGGACGACACGTTTCTGACCCTGCTGAAGAAGGTCGACACGCCGACCGTCTGTAACGCCATCGAAGTGGCGCAAGGCAAACGCGGGTTCAACGCTTTCACGCGTGGCACGATGCTGGCCTCACATCCCGATGCGCCCGCCATGGTCGGGTACGCACGCACTGCAAAGATCGCAGCTCTGGCGCCACCAGAAGAACCACCGGAAGCCATCAAAGCCCGCCGTATGGATTACTATCGTCATATGGCCGAGGGACCGCGCCCGGCCATCACGGTTGTCGAAGACATCGATTTCCCAAATTGCATCGGCGCATATTGGGGCGAGATCAACACCACGGTTCACAAAGGCTTTGGCCTCTCTGGAGCATTGACCAACGGCGTGATGCGCGATCTGGGGGATCTTCCGGATGGCTTTCCCGTTGTGGCGGGATCAATCGGGCCGAGCCACGGGTTTGTGCATGTAAAAGAAGTCGGCACGACGGTCACTGTCTTTGGGATGCAGGTTGCCGACGGTGATCTGATCCATGCGGACCGGCACGGCGCTTTGGTTATTCCGCCCGATGTTCTTTCAATCCTGGAAGCGGCAATTCACAAGCTGTTGGACACCGAAAAGCTGGTCCTTGATCCGGCCCGCCAAGATGGCTTTGATTTCGATGCGTTCGAGGCCGCATGGACGGCCTTTGAAAACGCTCGCACCTGA
- a CDS encoding aldehyde dehydrogenase family protein, producing MKQSQKEMGFPIDAAVSQQAGGGIGELRTMSEAFAKMDLQYAFTAEDSSQQISLEPVGVAALIPPWNWPLAQVTLKLGAALAAGCTCVLKPSEMSPLVAILLADVRDDIGAPAGVFNLVQGDGATVGAQLTAHSKVDMVSITGSTRAGRAISISAAQTIKRVALELGGKSPSIVFADADLDKAIRETVGACFHNTGQNCNAPTRLLVQRPVYQDVLNRIKEFAPSIRVDMPQARGDHLGPLISQTQMERVQAYIEVAREEAIGKWTRRWQIRHRRLP from the coding sequence GTGAAACAATCCCAAAAGGAAATGGGGTTTCCGATAGATGCAGCGGTCTCGCAACAGGCAGGTGGCGGGATCGGTGAGCTTCGCACCATGTCTGAGGCTTTTGCAAAGATGGATTTGCAATATGCTTTTACAGCCGAGGATTCCAGCCAGCAAATCTCGCTTGAACCGGTCGGGGTTGCCGCTCTGATTCCCCCATGGAACTGGCCCCTTGCGCAGGTCACGTTGAAACTGGGGGCAGCATTGGCTGCAGGCTGCACCTGTGTTCTGAAACCGTCCGAGATGTCGCCATTGGTTGCGATCCTGCTGGCCGATGTAAGGGACGATATTGGCGCCCCCGCCGGGGTGTTCAATCTCGTACAGGGTGATGGCGCGACAGTTGGGGCACAACTCACCGCCCATTCAAAAGTCGACATGGTTTCGATCACGGGATCAACGCGTGCGGGGCGGGCGATTTCGATTTCCGCGGCCCAAACGATCAAACGGGTCGCCCTTGAGCTTGGAGGCAAATCGCCGAGCATTGTTTTTGCTGACGCCGATTTGGACAAGGCCATTCGTGAAACGGTCGGAGCCTGTTTCCACAACACGGGCCAGAACTGTAACGCGCCCACAAGGTTGTTGGTCCAAAGACCCGTCTATCAAGACGTCCTGAATCGTATCAAAGAATTCGCACCCTCGATCCGCGTTGACATGCCGCAAGCACGTGGCGATCATCTGGGGCCTTTAATCTCCCAAACCCAGATGGAACGGGTGCAGGCATATATTGAAGTCGCGAGGGAGGAAGCAATCGGGAAATGGACGCGAAGGTGGCAAATACGGCATCGAAGACTTCCTTGA
- a CDS encoding AAA family ATPase — protein sequence MQFQGTKDYVATEDLKIAVNAAVTLERPLLVKGEPGTGKTELARQVADALGLRMIEWNVKSTTRAQQGLYEYDAVSRLRDSQLGDERVHDVKNYIKRGKLWEAFDADEKVVLLIDEIDKADIEFPNDLLQELDKMEFHVYETGETIRAKQRPIMIITSNNEKELPDAFLRRCFFHYIQFPDAETMRKIVEVHHPGIKDSLLTTALTQFYEIRDTAGLKKKPSTSEVLDWLKLLLAEDLTAEDLKRDGADALPKLHGALLKNEQDVHLFERLAFMARGRR from the coding sequence ATGCAGTTTCAGGGCACTAAGGATTACGTCGCGACAGAGGATCTGAAGATCGCGGTAAATGCGGCCGTTACATTGGAGCGTCCGCTGCTGGTCAAGGGGGAACCGGGCACCGGCAAGACAGAGCTGGCGCGGCAGGTGGCCGATGCGCTGGGGCTGCGGATGATTGAGTGGAATGTGAAATCCACCACCCGCGCCCAGCAGGGGCTCTATGAATATGATGCGGTCAGCCGGTTGCGCGACAGCCAGCTGGGCGATGAGCGGGTGCATGACGTCAAAAACTACATCAAACGCGGCAAGCTTTGGGAGGCGTTTGACGCTGACGAGAAGGTGGTTCTGCTGATTGATGAGATCGACAAAGCCGATATCGAGTTTCCGAATGATCTGTTGCAGGAGCTCGATAAGATGGAGTTCCACGTCTACGAGACCGGCGAGACGATCCGGGCCAAACAGCGCCCGATTATGATCATCACCTCCAACAATGAAAAGGAACTGCCGGACGCGTTTCTGCGTCGGTGCTTCTTTCACTACATCCAGTTCCCCGATGCCGAGACCATGCGCAAGATCGTCGAGGTGCATCACCCCGGCATCAAGGACAGCCTGCTGACCACCGCGTTGACGCAGTTCTACGAGATCCGCGACACCGCTGGGCTGAAGAAGAAGCCATCAACGTCGGAGGTGCTGGACTGGCTGAAGCTGCTGCTGGCCGAGGATCTGACAGCTGAGGATCTGAAACGCGATGGCGCGGATGCGCTGCCGAAACTGCACGGCGCGTTGTTGAAGAACGAACAGGATGTGCATCTGTTCGAGCGGCTCGCCTTCATGGCGAGAGGGCGTCGCTGA
- the dksA gene encoding RNA polymerase-binding protein DksA, whose protein sequence is MKQEVFLPDDYRPADNEPFMNDRQQEYFRRKLHDWKQELLAESRDTIEGLQDNTRNIPDVADRASEETDRALELRTRDRQRKLVAKIDSAIRRIDEGEYGYCEVTGEPISLKRLDARPIATMSLEAQERHERREKVHRDD, encoded by the coding sequence ATGAAGCAAGAAGTGTTTCTGCCGGATGATTATCGTCCAGCTGATAATGAACCCTTCATGAATGACCGGCAGCAGGAATATTTCCGTCGCAAGCTGCATGACTGGAAGCAAGAACTCCTGGCCGAGAGTCGCGACACGATTGAGGGGTTGCAGGACAACACCCGCAATATCCCTGATGTTGCTGACCGCGCCAGTGAAGAAACAGATCGGGCGCTGGAATTGCGCACCCGGGACCGCCAGCGCAAGCTGGTTGCCAAGATCGACTCGGCGATCCGCCGCATCGACGAAGGGGAATACGGCTACTGCGAAGTCACCGGTGAGCCGATCTCTCTCAAACGTCTGGATGCCCGACCCATCGCCACGATGAGCCTTGAGGCGCAGGAACGCCACGAGCGCCGGGAAAAAGTCCACCGCGACGACTGA
- a CDS encoding FAD-dependent monooxygenase, producing MRLTDRKITIIGAGIGGLAAALAFSRQGAKVTVLEQAEAISEVGAGIQISPNGVAVLRALGLADDLAWGAPRARAVVLRSHRQGRKVLRLDLDQYAGPGQNFYFVHRADLINLLADAARQQGVKVRLLQKVDRVTSGVRPVVHLANGAQCGGDLVIGADGLHSKARAALNGITTPRFTGQVAWRATVANLQNHPAEAQVFMGPGRHLVTYPLRDSSLMNIVAVQERKEWADESWHLKDDPDNLRAAFRGFGGGAGAVLEQVEEAALWGLFRHPVAEVWHQGSLAIMGDAAHPTLPFMAQGANMALEDAWVLVDALRKGSSTEDGLAAYQARRRDRVAKVVDAATGNAWKYHLRQPLAWPAHQILRLGGRLAPQRMVQQFDWIYGHDVTGGTAAPAENDPGAGGPITTLA from the coding sequence ATGAGACTGACAGACCGAAAAATCACCATCATCGGTGCGGGCATTGGCGGGCTGGCGGCAGCGCTGGCCTTCAGTCGGCAGGGCGCAAAGGTCACGGTGCTGGAGCAGGCCGAGGCGATTTCCGAGGTCGGGGCCGGTATCCAGATCAGCCCCAACGGGGTGGCGGTTCTGCGGGCTCTGGGCCTGGCAGATGATCTGGCTTGGGGTGCGCCACGGGCCCGCGCCGTGGTGCTGCGCAGCCACCGGCAGGGCCGCAAAGTTCTGCGGCTCGATCTGGATCAATATGCCGGCCCGGGACAGAACTTCTATTTTGTGCACCGCGCCGATCTGATCAATCTTCTGGCCGATGCGGCGCGTCAGCAGGGCGTCAAAGTACGGCTTTTGCAAAAGGTCGACCGCGTCACAAGCGGTGTGCGGCCCGTGGTGCATCTGGCCAATGGCGCGCAATGTGGTGGCGACTTGGTCATCGGCGCGGATGGCCTGCACTCTAAGGCGCGCGCGGCTCTGAACGGCATCACCACGCCGCGCTTTACCGGTCAGGTCGCCTGGCGCGCCACGGTTGCCAATCTGCAAAACCACCCTGCCGAGGCGCAGGTCTTTATGGGGCCGGGGCGTCATCTCGTGACCTATCCGCTGCGCGATAGCAGTCTTATGAACATCGTCGCCGTACAAGAGCGTAAGGAATGGGCCGACGAAAGCTGGCACCTCAAGGACGACCCGGACAATCTCAGGGCGGCGTTTCGCGGCTTTGGCGGCGGTGCAGGTGCAGTGTTGGAGCAGGTGGAGGAAGCCGCGCTTTGGGGCTTGTTCCGTCACCCGGTTGCAGAGGTCTGGCATCAGGGGTCGCTGGCGATCATGGGGGATGCGGCGCATCCCACGTTGCCGTTCATGGCACAGGGCGCAAATATGGCGTTAGAGGATGCCTGGGTTCTGGTTGATGCGCTGCGCAAGGGCAGCAGCACCGAGGACGGCCTTGCTGCCTATCAGGCCCGCCGCCGCGACCGGGTCGCAAAGGTCGTCGATGCCGCCACCGGCAATGCCTGGAAGTACCATCTGCGTCAGCCACTTGCCTGGCCTGCGCATCAGATCCTGCGTCTTGGTGGACGGCTTGCGCCACAGCGCATGGTGCAGCAGTTCGATTGGATCTATGGCCATGATGTCACCGGGGGTACAGCGGCCCCGGCAGAAAATGATCCAGGGGCAGGCGGGCCCATCACCACGCTGGCCTGA
- a CDS encoding Hint domain-containing protein, with amino-acid sequence MPQYSVTAFRWSGTGYNAQYNTSYSATLDDDDATYQGGGDGNESISINGGPFGGTSSTPYAIDASFTDTNGISHVETFYFFNTGGNWYFVPAPDSDFTVGATLGNYQSHTTGWNYTEITCFTRGTLIETDQGRMPVEALTAGSRVLTADGDFKPLHLVMSRALSAKEVRENIKLRPVRITAGALGNGLPTRDLLVSRQHRMLVSSKIAERMFGETEVLVAAIRLTDLPGIFVEPCPGDVEYFHLLFGQHEILYAEGAPTESLYTGAEALKTLTPEAHEEIALLFPQVLNGGCAIRSACHIPNGRQQRQLVARHLKNNKPVLDTLSSAAI; translated from the coding sequence ATGCCACAGTATTCTGTCACAGCATTTAGATGGAGCGGTACGGGATATAATGCCCAGTACAACACCTCCTATTCGGCCACGCTTGATGATGACGACGCCACCTATCAGGGTGGCGGAGATGGGAATGAATCCATCAGCATCAACGGCGGCCCATTTGGGGGTACATCCAGCACCCCTTACGCCATTGACGCGTCGTTCACGGATACCAATGGCATCTCGCATGTCGAGACATTCTATTTCTTCAATACCGGTGGAAACTGGTATTTTGTGCCGGCACCGGATTCAGATTTCACCGTGGGGGCAACCCTCGGCAATTACCAAAGCCACACAACAGGTTGGAACTATACGGAAATCACCTGCTTCACCCGTGGAACGCTGATTGAAACAGATCAGGGGCGCATGCCCGTCGAGGCGCTGACTGCGGGCAGCAGAGTGTTGACCGCTGATGGTGATTTCAAACCGCTGCATCTGGTCATGAGCCGCGCCCTATCTGCCAAAGAGGTGCGGGAGAACATCAAGCTGAGGCCCGTCCGGATCACTGCTGGCGCTTTGGGGAATGGGTTGCCGACACGGGATCTTCTGGTGTCGCGGCAGCACCGTATGCTGGTGTCTTCGAAAATCGCTGAACGCATGTTCGGAGAGACCGAAGTGCTGGTGGCCGCCATTCGCCTGACGGACCTGCCCGGTATCTTTGTTGAGCCTTGTCCCGGCGATGTAGAGTATTTTCATCTGCTGTTTGGCCAGCATGAAATCCTCTATGCTGAGGGGGCGCCAACCGAGAGCCTTTATACCGGGGCTGAAGCGCTGAAGACATTGACGCCGGAAGCGCATGAAGAGATCGCACTGCTGTTTCCACAGGTGCTGAACGGTGGCTGTGCGATCCGCTCTGCCTGCCATATTCCAAACGGGCGGCAACAACGTCAGCTGGTCGCGCGCCATCTAAAGAACAACAAACCCGTTCTGGACACGCTCAGCTCCGCAGCGATCTAA
- the xth gene encoding exodeoxyribonuclease III yields MKIATFNINGIKARINALPEWLDETQPDVVVLQEIKSVDEAFPRELFEDRGYNVETHGQKSFNGVAILSKLPLEDVRRGLPGDDSDEQARWIEATVVGKQAIRICGLYLPNGNPVELTEDGQPVEGGKYAYKLAWMERLRQRAQDLLAEEMPALMAGDYNIIPQAEDAKTPGAWKDDALHRPESRAAFQRIMALGFTEAFRARHQGPGHYSFWDYQAGAWNRDNGIRIDHFLLSPQAADLLRDCQIDKNVRGRDKPSDHVPVWVDLDL; encoded by the coding sequence ATGAAAATCGCCACTTTCAACATCAATGGTATCAAGGCCCGCATCAATGCGCTGCCGGAATGGCTGGACGAGACGCAGCCCGATGTGGTGGTGTTGCAAGAGATCAAATCTGTCGACGAGGCCTTTCCGCGCGAGCTGTTCGAAGATCGCGGCTACAACGTCGAAACCCACGGTCAGAAGAGTTTTAACGGGGTGGCTATCCTGTCCAAACTGCCACTAGAAGACGTGCGCCGCGGCCTGCCCGGTGATGACAGCGACGAACAGGCGCGCTGGATCGAGGCCACAGTGGTGGGCAAACAGGCAATCCGCATCTGCGGGCTGTATCTGCCCAATGGCAATCCGGTTGAACTGACCGAGGATGGCCAGCCGGTTGAGGGTGGCAAATACGCCTATAAACTGGCCTGGATGGAGCGGCTACGGCAGCGTGCACAGGATCTGTTGGCCGAGGAAATGCCAGCCTTGATGGCCGGGGATTACAACATCATTCCGCAGGCTGAGGATGCCAAGACGCCCGGCGCCTGGAAAGACGACGCGCTGCACCGCCCCGAAAGCCGGGCGGCGTTCCAGCGGATCATGGCGCTCGGCTTTACCGAAGCGTTCCGCGCGCGCCATCAGGGACCGGGGCATTATTCTTTCTGGGATTATCAGGCTGGGGCGTGGAACCGCGACAATGGCATTCGCATTGACCATTTCCTGCTCAGCCCGCAGGCCGCCGATCTGCTGCGCGATTGCCAGATCGACAAGAACGTACGCGGCCGCGATAAACCATCTGACCACGTACCGGTCTGGGTGGATCTGGATCTTTGA
- a CDS encoding DUF6749 family protein, with product MTTSTNRRQTLAPQAATPLTDLHVGDGAAMFSSGSLCRDASADMVEGGGTSLFSSGSAPQDDRAMISGAASGLFSSGS from the coding sequence ATGACCACATCAACCAACCGCCGCCAAACTCTTGCACCACAGGCGGCGACCCCGCTGACTGACCTTCATGTGGGCGACGGGGCTGCGATGTTCTCCTCCGGCTCGCTTTGCCGGGATGCCTCTGCTGACATGGTTGAGGGCGGCGGCACATCGCTGTTTTCCTCCGGCTCGGCGCCGCAGGACGACCGGGCCATGATCTCCGGCGCGGCCAGCGGCCTGTTTTCGTCGGGCAGCTAA
- a CDS encoding DUF6902 family protein, with translation MTVILPFAAPGSGIAASGGQSPDPESVIGPGGDRSAASSVAQWVMSFACHRRQAQDAYWLKENAELLSLLNITRRGTPGLGGTAGTRAEAALVPLRPFYEDAARTLRFFPQYYRFILSICLDYEDLLGHSVPAASTGSAAGLAHWVAQQGLVEAELSDLQRAEARQLLARRGIVLPVNPGLDDRLRQFTRRSQTFAIPNRKAAYELTHIVFYLSDYGRRDPGVDAATQRSLIYAGLVAGLDQDVDLLSEICIALRYCGATPPPLWEQALTRAIGQFVLTPDGFSGGMDGYHAYFVCLWWQMAQRGASLPDGLLPAATAGQGLHICAPNAQGLLRPLSTCVMGLGNNAHVSPQKLWQGAVDHITEQCGQAARRELLRLGSSTPEFAEFWQVFSRPGHATTRTRGIGADGLSLTGHPRRG, from the coding sequence ATGACTGTCATTCTGCCATTCGCGGCCCCCGGATCCGGCATCGCCGCTTCGGGGGGGCAATCGCCGGACCCTGAATCTGTCATTGGACCGGGCGGGGACAGGTCGGCGGCCTCGTCGGTTGCGCAATGGGTCATGAGCTTTGCCTGCCATCGACGCCAGGCGCAAGATGCCTATTGGCTAAAGGAAAACGCCGAGCTGTTGAGCCTGCTCAACATCACACGGCGTGGCACGCCAGGTCTTGGGGGGACGGCGGGAACCAGGGCTGAGGCAGCCCTGGTTCCCCTGCGCCCCTTTTACGAGGACGCGGCGCGGACGTTGCGGTTCTTTCCGCAATATTACCGATTCATTCTGTCGATCTGCCTCGATTATGAGGATCTGTTGGGACACAGCGTACCCGCGGCCTCCACCGGTAGCGCGGCTGGGCTGGCGCATTGGGTGGCCCAGCAGGGGCTGGTCGAGGCTGAGTTGTCAGATCTGCAACGGGCTGAGGCCCGCCAGCTGCTGGCGCGGCGCGGTATCGTCTTGCCGGTTAATCCGGGGCTGGATGACCGGTTGCGCCAGTTCACCCGCCGCAGTCAGACCTTTGCCATTCCCAATCGCAAAGCCGCCTATGAGCTGACGCATATCGTGTTCTACCTCTCTGATTATGGCCGTCGTGACCCGGGGGTGGACGCGGCAACACAGCGCAGCCTGATCTATGCGGGGCTGGTGGCTGGTCTGGATCAGGATGTCGATTTGCTGTCGGAAATCTGCATTGCGCTGCGCTACTGCGGCGCGACGCCGCCGCCACTCTGGGAGCAGGCGCTGACCAGGGCGATAGGACAGTTCGTGCTGACCCCGGATGGCTTCAGTGGTGGCATGGATGGCTATCACGCCTATTTTGTCTGTCTCTGGTGGCAGATGGCGCAACGGGGTGCGAGCCTGCCCGATGGGCTGCTGCCTGCCGCAACGGCGGGGCAGGGTCTGCATATCTGTGCGCCCAACGCTCAGGGGCTGCTGCGTCCGCTCTCAACCTGCGTGATGGGGCTTGGTAACAATGCCCATGTCTCGCCACAGAAGTTGTGGCAGGGGGCGGTTGATCACATCACCGAACAATGTGGGCAAGCTGCGCGGCGGGAATTGCTCCGCCTGGGCAGCAGCACGCCGGAATTTGCAGAGTTCTGGCAGGTCTTCAGCCGTCCGGGGCATGCCACGACCCGGACACGTGGCATCGGGGCGGATGGTCTCAGCCTGACGGGCCATCCGCGCCGGGGGTAG
- a CDS encoding DUF421 domain-containing protein has product MFVEETLPDLFLRSVFLSSIAIAWVICAVRLIGLRAFSKMTAFDFVVTVAIGSLLAGAAQATSWTAFGQATLSIAMLLCVQYGVARLRQSSQRFKAAVQNTPVMLMRDGEILYDALRTTRVTEGDLLAKLREANVLALSEVRAVVLETTGDISVLHGTNLEDRLIAGVATRS; this is encoded by the coding sequence ATGTTTGTTGAAGAGACCCTACCGGACCTGTTTCTAAGATCGGTTTTCCTGTCCTCCATCGCAATCGCCTGGGTGATATGCGCCGTGCGCCTTATCGGTTTGCGCGCGTTTTCAAAAATGACGGCGTTTGATTTCGTTGTCACCGTTGCCATCGGGTCCCTGTTGGCCGGGGCGGCTCAGGCCACATCCTGGACTGCCTTCGGGCAGGCAACCCTCTCCATCGCAATGCTGCTGTGCGTACAATACGGAGTGGCCCGGTTGCGGCAATCCTCGCAGCGGTTCAAGGCAGCGGTTCAGAACACGCCTGTAATGCTGATGCGGGACGGCGAGATTCTGTATGACGCACTGCGCACCACACGTGTCACAGAGGGAGATCTGCTGGCCAAGCTGCGCGAGGCAAACGTGCTGGCCTTGTCAGAGGTGCGAGCGGTGGTTCTGGAAACCACCGGCGACATCTCAGTCTTGCATGGGACCAACCTGGAGGACCGGCTGATCGCTGGCGTCGCAACGCGGTCTTAA
- a CDS encoding HesB/IscA family protein → MQLPPKVTERAFARLAEIGAADQGQALRVAVEGGGCSGFQYEIALDAPQADDLILEGQGQKVVVDDVSLPFLENAVIDFTEELIGARFVINNPNATSSCGCGTSFSM, encoded by the coding sequence ATGCAATTGCCCCCGAAAGTGACAGAGCGCGCCTTTGCCCGGCTGGCTGAAATCGGCGCTGCGGATCAAGGCCAGGCGCTGCGCGTGGCGGTCGAAGGCGGTGGCTGTTCCGGCTTTCAGTATGAGATCGCGCTGGATGCCCCGCAGGCGGATGACCTGATCCTAGAGGGTCAGGGCCAGAAAGTGGTGGTGGATGATGTCTCACTGCCGTTTCTGGAAAACGCGGTGATTGATTTCACCGAAGAGCTGATCGGCGCGCGGTTTGTAATCAACAATCCCAACGCCACCTCCAGCTGCGGCTGCGGCACCTCGTTTTCGATGTAA
- a CDS encoding deoxyguanosinetriphosphate triphosphohydrolase, with translation MPDRSRGRQVPEEESSFRSPYQRDRDRIIHASAFRRLKHKTQVFVEHEGDNYRTRLTHSIEVGQVARTIAGALGLNQELTEAVALAHDLGHTPFGHTGEDALHALMEPYGGFDHNAQAIRIVTSLERHYAEFDGLNLTWETLEAIAKHNGPVVGDLPWALAECNAAVDLELHTHASAEAQVAALADDIAYNNHDLHDGLRAGLFTDADIMDLPVIGAAYHAVDSRYPGLDARRRRHEALRRVFGVMVSDVIDGARRRLAASGARSVEDVRSLGAPVVVFSDALWADLKEIRAFLFTRMYRAPSVMRKREEVSKVVEALFPYFLNHPQEMPARWQGDIAAAVDQTALARIVSDYIAGMTDRFALQEHRRLFPTEAAAAAAELHVGT, from the coding sequence ATGCCGGACCGCAGCCGCGGTCGCCAAGTCCCGGAAGAAGAAAGCAGTTTTCGCTCTCCTTACCAGCGGGACCGTGACCGGATTATTCACGCCAGCGCCTTTCGCAGGCTCAAGCACAAGACACAGGTCTTTGTCGAACATGAGGGCGACAATTATCGCACCCGTCTGACCCATTCGATCGAGGTGGGGCAGGTGGCCCGCACCATTGCAGGCGCGCTTGGTCTCAATCAGGAACTGACCGAGGCCGTGGCGCTGGCGCATGATCTGGGGCACACGCCCTTTGGCCACACCGGCGAGGATGCGCTGCACGCGCTGATGGAGCCCTATGGTGGCTTTGATCATAACGCTCAGGCTATTCGCATTGTCACCTCGCTGGAACGGCACTATGCCGAGTTCGACGGGCTGAACCTCACCTGGGAAACGCTGGAAGCCATCGCCAAGCACAATGGCCCGGTGGTGGGCGATCTGCCCTGGGCGCTGGCCGAGTGCAACGCGGCGGTGGATCTGGAGCTGCACACCCATGCGAGTGCGGAGGCGCAGGTGGCGGCACTGGCCGATGACATCGCCTACAACAATCACGATCTGCACGACGGGTTGCGCGCGGGATTGTTCACCGATGCCGATATCATGGACCTGCCGGTAATCGGGGCCGCCTATCATGCGGTGGACAGCCGCTATCCCGGTCTGGATGCGCGCCGCCGCCGACATGAGGCGCTGCGCCGCGTCTTTGGCGTGATGGTCAGCGATGTGATCGACGGCGCCCGACGTCGCCTTGCCGCCAGTGGCGCGCGCAGCGTCGAGGATGTGCGCTCCCTCGGGGCACCGGTGGTGGTGTTTTCCGATGCGCTCTGGGCCGACCTGAAGGAGATCCGCGCCTTTCTCTTCACCCGCATGTACCGCGCCCCCAGCGTCATGCGCAAACGAGAGGAAGTGTCCAAGGTGGTCGAGGCGCTGTTCCCCTATTTCCTCAACCACCCCCAGGAGATGCCTGCCCGCTGGCAGGGCGATATTGCCGCTGCCGTGGATCAGACCGCATTGGCCCGGATCGTGTCCGATTATATCGCAGGCATGACGGACCGCTTTGCCCTACAAGAACACCGTCGCCTGTTCCCGACAGAGGCCGCCGCTGCTGCCGCAGAGCTGCACGTGGGCACATAG
- a CDS encoding YciI family protein, translated as MTHWTVTFQDAPDMARVRADRARRDAHIAFVRAHPELQIGGALAMRPEQDFPGAIWNVEAASRDAVERLILRDPYYVASLRRYQITKWGRLPVTDAPVA; from the coding sequence ATGACACATTGGACCGTGACTTTTCAGGATGCACCGGACATGGCACGCGTCCGCGCTGATCGCGCCCGCCGGGATGCTCATATCGCCTTTGTACGCGCCCATCCCGAATTGCAGATCGGTGGGGCGCTTGCGATGCGGCCTGAACAGGACTTTCCCGGTGCAATCTGGAATGTCGAGGCCGCAAGCCGCGATGCCGTTGAACGGCTGATCCTGCGCGATCCCTATTACGTGGCCTCGTTGCGTCGGTATCAAATCACCAAATGGGGCCGCCTGCCAGTTACCGATGCCCCTGTTGCTTGA